The genomic interval TTGTCTACGAAAAATACGAACTTTCTTTTCCTGACGGTCGAAGAAAAATGTCGGCCGATTCCTATCGTTACAGAATCAGAAGACCTGTCGGAGATTCGGAGACATCTCTCCGGGTCTTGTATTCTTCAGCGATGTTTTCTCCCAACTGAAGAAATGTAGGGATGCAGAAAAGCGCCGTATCTTTCCCGGAGGGGTAATAATGATTTCCGAGTCGTTTTCCCTGTCCCTGGAAGCAGCCGAACAGGAGAAAAATGATCCGGTCGGCTTTCCTCAGGATTGAACCGATGCCAGTGGCAGATTAGGAGAGATATACACATGACAGACAGCAAGAAAAAACCGGGCTGGAGCGACCTCAAGCGGCGCCTTGCCGATCTTGACCGCCCTGCGCTGCTCGGGCTTATTCAGGATCTCTATGCCGCCGACAGAAAGAACCAGCTCTTTCTCCATGCCCGCTTCGCCCTGGTCGAGGACGTGCTCGGGCCCTACAAGGCCGTTATCAGCCGGTGGATTTGTCCTGATGTGATGAAAAACCAGGAAGTTTCCATCTCAAAGGCCAAGAAAGCGATCTCCGATTACAGGAAGGCTGTAGGTCATCCTGAAGGGATTGCAGAACTGATGGTGTTCTATTGCGAATCCTGTTGGGATTTTCTCGGCAGCTGCGGCATGGAGGACGGAGGGTTTTTCGACGCCCTGATCCTGATGTTCGGGCAGGCGCTGAAGGCGGTTGCGAAACTGGAGCCTGATCAGCGGAAAGCCTTTGTTGACAGGCTCGAACGGGTCCGACACGAAGCGCGGAACTGGGGATGGGGCGTGAGTGATGCCATGGACGATCTAATGGAGGAATATGGGCCTGCATGAAAGGGACAACGGGGTGAACGGTCGGGGCGAACTGCGGATACTCCGGGAGGAGAACGCCCGGCTCAAGGAGCTGTTGACCCGGCACGGCATCTCCTGGGAAGTGCCGGTTGCCTCTGAACCCGCTTCTGGACCATTGGAATCCCCTCAAACCAGGACACCTCTCACCGCCGGGGAAAAAATAGCCCTTTTCCGCCAGTTGTTTCGGGGGCGGGAGGATGTTTTTCCCAAGCGCTGGGAGTCTGCCAGGGGTACGTCCGGCTATTCTCCTGCTTGCGCAAATGAGTGGAAGCCCGGAATCTGCGATAAACCCCGGGTGAAATGTGCAGCCTGTGCCCGGCGCGAGCTGATGCCGGTGACTGACCAGGTGGTGTACGACCACCTGGCCGGGAAACAGACCATCGGGGTCTATCCGCTCCTTACTGATGACAGTTGCTTTTTTCTGGCTGTAGATTTTGATGGATCAGACTGGCGGGAAGATGCCGGAGCCTTCATGAAATCCTGCCGGGAGCTGGGGATTCCGGTGGCGCTGGAAATCTCACGCTCAGGCAACGGCGCGCATGCCTGGTTCTTTTTTTCCGAGAATATTCCGGCCCGTGAGGCCCGTCAGCTCGGTGAGGTACTGATAAGCCATACCTGTGATCGTACCCGGCAATTGTCTCTTGCCAGTTATGATCGCCTCTTTCCCAATCAGGACACTTTGCCGAAAGGCGGCTTCGGCAACCTGATCGCGCTGCCCTTGCAGAAACACCCCAGAGAACTGGGGCGCAGCGTATTCGTGGATGAACGACTTATCCCCTATCCGGACCAATGGGGGTTTCTGGCATCCGTTTCTTCAATGACAAGGCGGGATGTGGAAGACTCCATTTCCCGGGCAGGCGGCAGACAGCACCTTCTTGATGTATCCTTTGCTTCCGGCGAAGAAAACGACAAACCCTGGCAAAGCCCCGCACCAGTGGCTGCAAAAATCGCCGGACCGCTTCCGGAATCTCTGACATTGGTGCTGGCAAACCAGATCTATATCCCCAAAGCCGGCCTGCCCCAGCCTTTGGCCAATCGTCTGATCCGGCTCGCGGCTTTCCGGAATCCTGAGTTCTACAAGGCCCAGGCCATGCGAATGCCGGTATGGAACAAACCTCGACTCATAGGCTGTGCTGAGAATTACCCGCAGCATATCGGCTTGCCGCGAGGTTGTCTCGATGGAGTTCTGGACCTGCTGCGGGAGAACGGCATCCATCCGGTGATTCGGGAGGAACGCCTGACTGGACGGGACGTGGCTGTCACATTCACGGGCACTTTGAGAAGCGATCAGGAATCAGCGGTGGGGGAGATGCTCAAATATGAAGTCGGTGTCCTCTGCGCACCGACGGCTTTCGGTAAGACAGTCGCGGCCGCGTCTTTGATCGCCCGGCGGGGGATCAGTACATTGGTTCTTGTTCACCGCACAGAGCTCCTGAGGCAGTGGCAGGGGCGGCTGGAAAACTTTCTTGAGTTTCAGAAGGGAAGTATTGGGGTTATCGGAGGTGGCAAAAAGAAACCCTCCGGTATGATAGACATTGCCGTCATGCAGTCCCTCTCCCGCCGTGAAGACTTGACTGATTTTCTGGATCAGTATGGTCAGATCATCGTCGACGAATGCCATCATTTGTCGGCCTTCTCTTTTGAAAGGATTCTCAAACAGGCCAAGGCGAAATATGTGATGGGGTTGACGGCGACGCCTATACGCCGCGACGGCCATCAGCCCATAATTTTTATGCAGTGCGGCCAGATCCGCTACAATGCCGCAAGGCCCGAATCAGCTCCGCAAAAACTGGAAGTCTGGTCGAAGGCCCTGATTACCCCCGGTATACCAGAGAACTCACCGATACAGGAGGTTTTTCGTGTCCTCGTCAACGACGCCGCCCGTAACAGGCAGATAGCGGAAGATATTTCTGCAGCATATCGGGAAGGCCGAAAAATTCTTGTACTAACCGAACGGACGGACCATCTGCCTCTTTTGCTGGAGGAGGTGGGAAAGGATGTTGAGCATTGTTTCGTGCTGCACGGCCGTATGTCGAAGAAACAGCGGACATCCGTGCTCAAGGAATTGGATTCGTTGGATGAATCCTCGCCGAGGATACTGCTTGCCACCGGACGCCTGATCGGTGAAGGCTTTGACCATCCTCCGCTTGATTCGCTGATGCTGGCGATGCCGATCTCATGGAAAGGAACCTTGCAGCAATACGCCGGACGCCTGCACAGGGAGCATGCAGGCAAGAGCGATGTCCGCATCTACGATTATGCCGAGACGAATCATCTTCAGCTGGCCCGTATGTGGGAAAAGCGCAGGCGAGGGTACCGGTCGATGGGGTATGAAATCAAAAGCCGTGAAGAGGGATAGGCTTGAAAAGCGGTCGGAAGTGCATTTTTTGCGCCCGGGCCCGATTTTTCATAATTGAAGAGTTACGGCTAGAGTACGGCTAGAGTCGGAAAATAGCTTTTATCAACTATAAAGGAATCCTTTACAGTTCGCCGTGAGCAGAAGGAAGCCCAAGGGGAGTTCGATTATCTCAGAAGGGAAGGGAAAATCCCTGCCGTCCGGCGGGGAGGATGAAGCCTGACCGCTATTCTTGGAACGCTCTTTTCCGGGGCTGCCTACCCCTTCGCGGCTGCGGCCAGTTTTTCCCCCAGTTCGAACGCGCGTCTGCAGTCCTCGGGGAAGACGTCCTCGCGGCGCTTTTTCTTCGCTTCGGCGTCAAAGCAGGTGGAAAGATACTCCGAATAGTCGCTGAACTGATAGGTGTCCGTTGACAGCAGAAGTTCACAGTTCCCGAAAATCCGGCTCAGGGTTCTCTGAGTCGCGGCGAAGGTTTTGTCGTAGCCGAAGGAGTGCAGGGACTGTTCGGGGATGTTCATGGTGTAGACCAGCCCGATCCGGAGCCTGCCGGGGAAAATGGAAGCGTAGTCGGGGGTGTAGGTGAGAAACGGGAAGAGGAGGCGCTCCAAAAATGACCTCATTTCACCGGTTTCGGAGCCGAAGTACACCGGGGTTCCCAGGAGAAGAATGTCCGCCCCGGCGGCTTTTTCCAGGATGGGGGTCAGCCCGTCGTTGACGGCACACCGGCCGTAGCTTTTCCCGCCGATTTTTTTGCAGGCGAAGCAACTGACGCACCCTTTGAAGTCGTGGTCGTAGAGGTGCACCAGCTCGGTTTCGGCGCCCTTTTTTGCGGTTCCCGCCAGGGCGTGCTCGAGCAGTATTGCCGTATTCCATGTTTTTCTGGGACTGCCGTTGACTGCGATCGCTTTCATGTTGTGCGCTCCTTTATGTACAGGTAAAAACGGGGATCTTCCGAACGCTCCTGTATTTGTTCAATCGCTTTGTTTGCTGATTATACCGCTAAGGAGGAAACGAGGTCCTTCCCCCCCGGGATGCTCCCTCCGCTTTGCTCTGGATGCTGCGCGACCGCGATCGCTTCGCTCAAGACGACAAGGCAATTGTCATCCTGAGGGCTGTTTCATCGCCCGAAGGATCTCGCTTTTATGCCCCTCAAAGGAAAGGCAACACCTATCCTTCCCCACCGGGGATGCTCCCTCCGCTTCACTCTGGATGCTGCGCGACCGCGATCGCTTCGCTCATTCGGGATGACAAGCAGGGGCAACACCAGATCCTTCGTCGCTCTGCTCCTCAGGATGACAATCAATAGAAAGCGAATCAATAGAAAACGATTCTCCTGTCGCTTCGCTCCTCAGGACGACAGAGCGCTGTCATACCAAGGCCAGTTCCAAGGCCGAGGGATCTCGTTCTTGAGGCAGTCCGGAACCAAAGGCGAGGTTCCTCGCCCCCTCCGGGGACGCGATCGCTGCGCTCGCTCGGAACGACAACCAACTCATCCCCCGATAGCTTCCCTGATGTATTGCACCGCATACAACGGCAGGTTCAGAAGCCAGTCCTCCTTTTTCCATGGCACCATTGACGTCCGCACTGATATTTTCGGCCTGTACTTCTCACGGAAAGTCTTCAGGCTTTTTGCCTGAAGGTTCACCTCGGCCTTCACTTCCAAGGGAACGATATCCCCGCCGGCTTCGAAAAGAAAGTCCACTTCCGCAGTTCCCTTTTCGCTTGACCAGTAGAATACGTCCATACCTTCAGCGGCTTTCAGCTGCTGGAGGACATATTGCTCCGTCAGCGCTCTCTTGAACTCCCGGAAAAGAACGTTTCCATCCACCAGGGTAGCCTGTGAAAGCCCCGCCATGCAGGATAAAAGCCCTACATCGGAAAAGAAGAGCTTAAACGCCCTGAGGTCTGCATAGGCTTTCAGGGGGAGTGCCGCACCGCTCACCCGGTGGACCTTGTGGACAAGCCCGCAGTCGGCAAGCCAGAGCATGGCCATTTCGTATTCTTTCGCGCGGGCTCCCTCGCGGATCAATCCGTACATGAACTTCCGGTTCTCCCTGGCGAGCTGAGAGGGGATGCTGTTCCAGAGCATTCTGATCCGGGGAACGGTATCATTGGGCGCGTGCTTTGAAAAGTCCTGCTCGTAGGCGGACAGGATCCGTTGTTGGATCTCCCTTGTCCCGGAGAAATCCATGGTCTGGGAGAAGTGAGACACCGCTTCAGGCATGCCTCCTACGAAGTAGTAATACTTCAGCAGATCGGTGTAGGTTTGAGCGAACGTGGAGGCAAGAGCGAAATCCCCTTTTTTTAGTACGTCCGCAAATCGCTCTTTTCCAAGGGCACGAAGAAACTCGGTGTAAGAAAGGGGGTACAGGTCGAGGAACTCCACTTTCCCCACGGGAAAGGAGGTTTCCGGGTGAAGGGCCACACCGAGAAGAGAGCCGGCGCACAGGATGTGATGCCGGGGGGCGTTTTCACTGAAATACTTCAGTGAAGCGAGGGCGTCGGGGGCTTCCTGGACTTCGTCGAAGACGAGAAGGGTTTCACCGGGAAGAATTCTTTTCCCCGAGTAGAGTTCAAGGCCGATGAGGATACGGTCCACGTCGAAATCAGGGGAGAAAAGCTCCTTCATCTGCCGGTTGCCGTCAAAATTGACATAGACGGTTTCGGCGTACTCTTTCCGTCCGAACTCCTTCATCAGCCAGGTCTTTCCCACCTGCCGGGCTCCGCGGATAAGAAGCGGCTTTTTGTTCTCCCTGGTTTTCCACTGCTTCAGCGATTCCATTGCAGTTCTGTCCATTCAGCATCACCTGCCTATTTATGAGGTATTATACCAAATAAACAATGGACTTTATGTGTTTTAAAAGCATTTTTACAAATGACTTTTTGTGAGGGGCCCGAAATGATTACTATGATGCGCTTGAAGAGGAAAAGTGACTGCCAATGAGGCCCTTCGTCGCCCTGCTCCTTGAGGACGGCAATCGTGCCGGAGTCACCGGGAATTGACGGCCCGGCGGAATAGGCCGACAATGGAGGCACCTTACCGGAGGTGTCCCCATGAAAAGAATGAAACCTTCGCCCGACAGTCTCTTCCGAACCCCGGCTGAACCCCTTTGCCCCGGGGACATATCTTTTCGAGCCCGCGAAGGGGTTCTCACATGCCGGAAATGAGAATCCTCCACACGTCGGACTGGCATCTCGGCCGCACCCTCTACGGCCGAAAACGGTACGAGGAATACGAAGCCTTTCTGGAGTGGCTGGCCCAGGCTATCCGGGACAACGGGATCGACGTCCTGGTGGTGGCGGGCGACGTTTTCGACACCACGGCGCCGGGGAACCGCGCACAGGAGCTGTATTACCGCTTCCTCCGCCGGGCGGGCTCCCTGGGCTGCCGCCATGTGGTGGTGGTCTCCGGAAACCATGATTCCCCCTCCTTCCTCGACGCTCCGAAGGAACTTCTGAAGGCCCTCGAGGTTCACGTCACCGGGAGCCCCTCCGGAAATCCGGAGGATGAAGTGCTGGTGCTCCGGGACGGGCAGGGAGTCCCCGAGCTGATCGTCTGCGCCGTGCCCCATCTCCGGGACCGTGACATCCGTACGGCCGAGGCGGGCGAGAGCATCGGGGACAAGGAGCGCAAGCTCCTGGAAGGCATCCGGGAGCATTACGCAGCCGTCGCCGCCTGCGCGGAGGAGAAACGCAGGGAGCTCGGGAGCGCCATCCCCATCCTCGCAACGGGCCATCTGTTCGCCGCAGGAGGCCGGACTGTGGAAGGCGACGGTGTCCGTGAGCTTTATGTAGGCTCCCTGGCCCACGTGGACGCCGCAGTTTTCCCGTCCTGTTTCGACTACGTGGCCTTGGGCCACCTCCACGTTCCCCAGAAGGTGAACGGCTCCGAAACAGTGCGCTACAGCGGATCGCCCCTGCCCATGGGCTTCGGCGAGGCGAAGCAGCAAAAGAGTGTCTGCGTGGCGGACTTCCGGGGAAAGGATGCTTCCGTTCGCCTTCTCACCGTGCCGGTGTTCCAGCAGCTCGAGCAGATCCGGGGCGATTGGGACCTTATATCCGGGCGGATCTTCGAGCTGGCCTACCAGGGGTCCCAGGCATGGCTCGAAGTGGTCTACGACGGGGACGAAATCCTGGGCGACCTCCGGGAGCGGCTGGAAGAGGCGGTAGGGAACACCTCTATGGAGGTGCTCCGGGTGAGGAACACCCGGGCCGTCGAGCGGGCGCTGGCGCAGACCATGGAAGAAGAGACCCTGGACGACCTGGACGAGGACGACGTCTTCCGCCGGTGTCTCGAGGCGAACCGGGTCCCCGAAGACCAGCATGCGGAGCTGTTCGCGGCCTACCGGGAAGCGGTCCTCTCCCTCTTGGAGCGCGGGGGTCAGCCGGAACAGGGGGGCCGCCATGAGAATTGAAAAGATCAGGTTTCTGAACCTCAACTCCCTGGTGGGGGAATGGGAGATCGACCTGACCCACCCCGCCTTCGCGTCCGACGGCATCTTCGCCATCACGGGGCCCACCGGCTCCGGAAAGACCACCATCCTGGACGCCGTCTGTTTGGCCCTCTACGGCCGGACCCCCCGGCTGAACCGGGTGACGAAAAGCGGCAACGAGATCATGTCCCGCCAGACGGGGGAGTGCTTTGCCGAGGTGACCTTCAGGACGGGGGCGGGGTGCTTCCGGTGCCACTGGAGCCAGCGCCGGGCGCGGAAAAAGCCGGACGGCGAACTCCAGGCCCCGAAGCACGAAATCGCCGACGGCGAGACGGGCACCCTCTTCGAGTCCAAAATCCGGGGGGTGGCAGGGCAGATCGAGGAAGCCACAGGAATGGATTTCGACCGGTTCACCCGGTCCATGCTCCTGGCCCAGGGAGGCTTCGCCGCCTTCCTGCAGGCGGCCCCGGACGAACGGGCCCCCATCTTGGAGCAGATTACGGGTACGGAAATTTACAGCCTCATCTCCATGGAAGTCCACGAACGCCGCCGGGACGAGCGGGAGAAGCTGAATCTGCTCCAGGCGGAGACTGCTGGGATCACGGTCCTGCAGCCGGAGGAGGAGGAAGCCCTCCGGCGGGACCTGGCGGAGAAGGCGCGGGAGGAAGAGGCGGCCGCCGGGAGGCTGGAGATAACGGCACAGGCCATGAACTGGCTTACGGCCCTGGAGGGGCTGGAACAGGAGATCTCCGGCCTGGCGGAGGAAGAGACTGAGCTGCAGGGTGAATGGGCCGCCTTTGAACCGGACCTGGAAAAGCTCCGCCGGGCCATGAGGGCGGCGGAGCTCGAGGGCGCCCATGCCACCCTCGAGGCTCTGCGGAAGCAGCAGGCCGACGATTCGGAAGCCCTGAAAGCGGAGGAGGAGAACCTCCCCGAACTGGAATCCCGGGCCCGGGAGGGGGCCCAGGCCCTGCTCGAAGCGGAGCTGGGGACCATCCGGGCGAAGGAAGAGCTGAACCGTGCCGCCCCGCTGATAGCGAAGGTCCGGTCCCTTGACCAGCGGCTTGCGGACCGCCGGAACGCCCTTTCGGACATGGATGAGGAATGCCGGCAGGACGGCGGGAACCTGGACAAAGCCCGGGAAAGCCGGGATGAAAAACTGGGGCTTCTCGCCGGTGAGGCGGAACGGCTGGAAATAGCCGAACGCTGGCTGGAGGAGCACCGGCGGGATGAATGGCTGGCGGGCGGTCTGGCGGGAGTGGAGGAACAGGTGAACGCCCTGGTTTCCCGCCAAAAGGATATGGCCGATGGGGAGGCCGCCCTGGAGGCGGTAAAGGAATCCCTCCGGCAGGCGGAAGCCGTGCTTAAGGAATGTTGGGAGCGTACCGGCGCCCGCAGGAGGATCCTGGAGGCCGCATCGGAGGAACTGCGCCGGGAGAAGGAATCGCTGGAGTACCTGCTGGACGGCCGCCTGCTCCGGGAATACCGGGCGGAAAAGGAAGCCCTGCTCCGGGAGATGGCCTTCCTCGCCAGGATCGCCGAGCTGGAGGACTACCGGGCAAAACTCGAGGACGGCAAGGAGTGCCCTCTCTGCGGCTCCCTGGAGCACCCCTTTGCGGAGGGGAACGTTCCTTTGCCCGACGAGACGGAGGGGAAGATCGCCGCCCTTGAAAAGCTTATCGCGGAGGCGGAGGAGCGGGAAACGGCGGTGCGGGGGCTCGAGAAGTCCGAGGCGGCAGCCCGTCAGCAGATGGCGGACGGAGAAAAGGACGAAGGGGCGGCCCTTTCAGCCAAAACGGCGGCGGAAAAGGCATTGGCTCTCTCCGCTGAAGGACTGGAAAAATTGCGGGCGGACTGCCTGCGTCTTACAAACCTCCTCAAAGACAGGCTGCAGCCCCTTGGCATCGACAGCATTCCGGAGGGGGATCTGCCCTCTCTGGCGGTCTCCCTGCGGGAACGGATGAATGCGTGGCAGCAGAAGGTCCGGGAGAAGGCGGACATGGAAAAGAAGATCGGCCTTCTGGAAAGTGACCTGAAATGGCTCGACGGCACCCTGGAAACCCTGACCCGCGCCCTTGACGAGAAAAAGAGACGGCTGGAAACTCTCCAAAAAGAGTATGACCGCCTCCTTGAGGAGCGGAAGGAACTCTACGGCGAAAAGGATCCCGACGGGGAAGAGCATCTGCTGAAGGAGGCCCTGGAAACCGCCGGGGAGGACGAAAGGAAGGGCAGGGAGCTCCGCGACGGATTGAAAGAACGGGCTGACAGGGCGAAATCCCGGATGGAATCCCTGCAAAAGGGCATCCTTCGGAGGGAGCCGGAAGTGCGGAAGGCGGAGGCCGCTTTTTTCGCCGGTCTTTCCGCGGCAGGTTTTGAAGGTGAAGAAGACTTTCTGGAAGCCCGGCTTGAACCGGAGCAGCGGGAGGCCCTGGCTGCGGGGAAGAAGGATCTGGAAGACCGCCGGACGGCCCTGGCGGCCAGGCGGGCGGACCGGGAAAGGAAACTGGCGGAGGAACGATCCCGGAAGGTGACGGACGAAACCCCCGAGGCACTGGAAAACCGTTTCCGGGAATGCGAGGATTTCCTGAAGGCCTTGCGGGAGGCGGTTTCAGGCCTCAGGCACAGGCTGAACGAGAACGCCGCATCCCGAGAGCGGGTGAAGGAAAAGAAGGCGGCCCTGGAGGCCCAGGGCAGGGAGTGCCGCCGGTGGGACGGCCTCCATGAGCTGATCGGTTCCGCTGACGGAAAGAAATACCGTAATTTCGCCCAGGGACTGACCTTCGACATGATGATCGGCCAGGCCAACCGGCAGCTTCAGAAGATGAGCGACCGGTACCTGCTGGTCCGGGACAGGGAGCAGCCCCTGGAGCTGAACGTGGTGGACGGCTACCAGGCCGGTGAAATACGGTCAACCAAGAACCTCTCAGGAGGAGAGAGCTTCATCGTCAGCCTCGCGCTGGCCCTGGGGCTCTCCTCTATGGCGAGCAGGAACGTCCGGGTGGATTCCCTCTTTTTGGACGAAGGCTTCGGCACCCTGGACGAGGAAGCCCTCGACACCGCCCTTGAAACCCTCGCGGGCCTGCAGCAGGACGGCAAGCTGATCGGGGTGATATCCCACGTGCCCGCCCTCAAGGAGCGGATCAGCGCCCGGATCGAGGTCGTCCCCCGGACCGGGGGCAGAAGCCGGATCACCGGCCCGGGGTGCAGTAGAAATTCCGAGGCGGGGTAGGGGGGATGAAATGCCGCCCTTGTCGCCCTGAACGGAGTGATCGACTGGTTCTGTCATCCTGAGGCCGGTTTCTTTGGCCGAAGGATCTCGCTTTTGATTCCGCTGAGACTCAAGCCCAAAATCCCTCCCTGGAGGGGAAGAATCCCGGTTTTGTCATCCTGAGGAGCGTAGCGACGATCGCGGAGCATCCCCGGAGGGGAAGGATCTCGGGGGTGATTTTAAAGATTCCAGAAACAGGTCCTTCACTTCGTTCAGGACGACAGACCGGGATAGTGTCGTCCCGAACGGAGTGAGCGACTGGTTCTGTCATCCTGAGGCCGGTTTCTTTGGCCGAAGGATCTCGAGGTTGTTTGAAGGTTCAAAAAAACAGATTCCTCCCCTCCAGAGATGCTCCCTCCGCTTCGCTTGGGTGCTGCGCGAGCGCGATCGGCCGAGAACCCTGCCTCGGGATGACTGACTTACCATGTCGCCCCGCA from Aminivibrio pyruvatiphilus carries:
- a CDS encoding TOTE conflict system archaeo-eukaryotic primase domain-containing protein → MGLHERDNGVNGRGELRILREENARLKELLTRHGISWEVPVASEPASGPLESPQTRTPLTAGEKIALFRQLFRGREDVFPKRWESARGTSGYSPACANEWKPGICDKPRVKCAACARRELMPVTDQVVYDHLAGKQTIGVYPLLTDDSCFFLAVDFDGSDWREDAGAFMKSCRELGIPVALEISRSGNGAHAWFFFSENIPAREARQLGEVLISHTCDRTRQLSLASYDRLFPNQDTLPKGGFGNLIALPLQKHPRELGRSVFVDERLIPYPDQWGFLASVSSMTRRDVEDSISRAGGRQHLLDVSFASGEENDKPWQSPAPVAAKIAGPLPESLTLVLANQIYIPKAGLPQPLANRLIRLAAFRNPEFYKAQAMRMPVWNKPRLIGCAENYPQHIGLPRGCLDGVLDLLRENGIHPVIREERLTGRDVAVTFTGTLRSDQESAVGEMLKYEVGVLCAPTAFGKTVAAASLIARRGISTLVLVHRTELLRQWQGRLENFLEFQKGSIGVIGGGKKKPSGMIDIAVMQSLSRREDLTDFLDQYGQIIVDECHHLSAFSFERILKQAKAKYVMGLTATPIRRDGHQPIIFMQCGQIRYNAARPESAPQKLEVWSKALITPGIPENSPIQEVFRVLVNDAARNRQIAEDISAAYREGRKILVLTERTDHLPLLLEEVGKDVEHCFVLHGRMSKKQRTSVLKELDSLDESSPRILLATGRLIGEGFDHPPLDSLMLAMPISWKGTLQQYAGRLHREHAGKSDVRIYDYAETNHLQLARMWEKRRRGYRSMGYEIKSREEG
- a CDS encoding flavodoxin family protein, whose protein sequence is MKAIAVNGSPRKTWNTAILLEHALAGTAKKGAETELVHLYDHDFKGCVSCFACKKIGGKSYGRCAVNDGLTPILEKAAGADILLLGTPVYFGSETGEMRSFLERLLFPFLTYTPDYASIFPGRLRIGLVYTMNIPEQSLHSFGYDKTFAATQRTLSRIFGNCELLLSTDTYQFSDYSEYLSTCFDAEAKKKRREDVFPEDCRRAFELGEKLAAAAKG
- a CDS encoding ATP-binding protein; this translates as MDRTAMESLKQWKTRENKKPLLIRGARQVGKTWLMKEFGRKEYAETVYVNFDGNRQMKELFSPDFDVDRILIGLELYSGKRILPGETLLVFDEVQEAPDALASLKYFSENAPRHHILCAGSLLGVALHPETSFPVGKVEFLDLYPLSYTEFLRALGKERFADVLKKGDFALASTFAQTYTDLLKYYYFVGGMPEAVSHFSQTMDFSGTREIQQRILSAYEQDFSKHAPNDTVPRIRMLWNSIPSQLARENRKFMYGLIREGARAKEYEMAMLWLADCGLVHKVHRVSGAALPLKAYADLRAFKLFFSDVGLLSCMAGLSQATLVDGNVLFREFKRALTEQYVLQQLKAAEGMDVFYWSSEKGTAEVDFLFEAGGDIVPLEVKAEVNLQAKSLKTFREKYRPKISVRTSMVPWKKEDWLLNLPLYAVQYIREAIGG
- a CDS encoding exonuclease SbcCD subunit D C-terminal domain-containing protein, translating into MPEMRILHTSDWHLGRTLYGRKRYEEYEAFLEWLAQAIRDNGIDVLVVAGDVFDTTAPGNRAQELYYRFLRRAGSLGCRHVVVVSGNHDSPSFLDAPKELLKALEVHVTGSPSGNPEDEVLVLRDGQGVPELIVCAVPHLRDRDIRTAEAGESIGDKERKLLEGIREHYAAVAACAEEKRRELGSAIPILATGHLFAAGGRTVEGDGVRELYVGSLAHVDAAVFPSCFDYVALGHLHVPQKVNGSETVRYSGSPLPMGFGEAKQQKSVCVADFRGKDASVRLLTVPVFQQLEQIRGDWDLISGRIFELAYQGSQAWLEVVYDGDEILGDLRERLEEAVGNTSMEVLRVRNTRAVERALAQTMEEETLDDLDEDDVFRRCLEANRVPEDQHAELFAAYREAVLSLLERGGQPEQGGRHEN
- a CDS encoding AAA family ATPase; the protein is MRIEKIRFLNLNSLVGEWEIDLTHPAFASDGIFAITGPTGSGKTTILDAVCLALYGRTPRLNRVTKSGNEIMSRQTGECFAEVTFRTGAGCFRCHWSQRRARKKPDGELQAPKHEIADGETGTLFESKIRGVAGQIEEATGMDFDRFTRSMLLAQGGFAAFLQAAPDERAPILEQITGTEIYSLISMEVHERRRDEREKLNLLQAETAGITVLQPEEEEALRRDLAEKAREEEAAAGRLEITAQAMNWLTALEGLEQEISGLAEEETELQGEWAAFEPDLEKLRRAMRAAELEGAHATLEALRKQQADDSEALKAEEENLPELESRAREGAQALLEAELGTIRAKEELNRAAPLIAKVRSLDQRLADRRNALSDMDEECRQDGGNLDKARESRDEKLGLLAGEAERLEIAERWLEEHRRDEWLAGGLAGVEEQVNALVSRQKDMADGEAALEAVKESLRQAEAVLKECWERTGARRRILEAASEELRREKESLEYLLDGRLLREYRAEKEALLREMAFLARIAELEDYRAKLEDGKECPLCGSLEHPFAEGNVPLPDETEGKIAALEKLIAEAEERETAVRGLEKSEAAARQQMADGEKDEGAALSAKTAAEKALALSAEGLEKLRADCLRLTNLLKDRLQPLGIDSIPEGDLPSLAVSLRERMNAWQQKVREKADMEKKIGLLESDLKWLDGTLETLTRALDEKKRRLETLQKEYDRLLEERKELYGEKDPDGEEHLLKEALETAGEDERKGRELRDGLKERADRAKSRMESLQKGILRREPEVRKAEAAFFAGLSAAGFEGEEDFLEARLEPEQREALAAGKKDLEDRRTALAARRADRERKLAEERSRKVTDETPEALENRFRECEDFLKALREAVSGLRHRLNENAASRERVKEKKAALEAQGRECRRWDGLHELIGSADGKKYRNFAQGLTFDMMIGQANRQLQKMSDRYLLVRDREQPLELNVVDGYQAGEIRSTKNLSGGESFIVSLALALGLSSMASRNVRVDSLFLDEGFGTLDEEALDTALETLAGLQQDGKLIGVISHVPALKERISARIEVVPRTGGRSRITGPGCSRNSEAG